The proteins below are encoded in one region of Sulfolobus islandicus Y.N.15.51:
- a CDS encoding V-type ATP synthase subunit E, whose protein sequence is MDFEQLLDKSLNKVREEIKTELSKSLDEAIKLLNEGHTKIIQEYTQRINELITKTKEEIEGEKARLEVENKRTLLVEKEYWINKVYERVLEKIGEVVKTKEYKDAIQSILNKEIKEIEGEKITVYCSPNDKSTVEKVVGNNKNVTIKTDDKMLGGIRIYYEGSGLTRDFSLKLILDQVFDSMRGKISDMLFGGK, encoded by the coding sequence ATGGATTTTGAACAGTTATTAGATAAATCTCTAAACAAAGTTAGGGAAGAAATAAAAACGGAATTAAGTAAAAGTTTAGATGAAGCCATAAAGCTACTCAATGAAGGTCATACTAAGATAATACAAGAGTATACGCAAAGGATAAATGAATTAATTACTAAAACTAAGGAAGAAATTGAAGGAGAAAAAGCTAGATTAGAGGTAGAGAATAAGCGAACATTATTAGTTGAGAAGGAGTACTGGATAAATAAGGTTTATGAAAGAGTCTTGGAAAAAATTGGAGAAGTAGTTAAAACTAAAGAGTACAAGGATGCAATACAGAGTATACTAAATAAAGAGATCAAAGAGATAGAAGGAGAGAAAATTACAGTATACTGTTCTCCAAATGATAAATCGACAGTAGAAAAAGTTGTAGGCAATAATAAAAACGTAACCATCAAGACTGATGACAAAATGCTTGGTGGAATAAGAATATATTATGAAGGAAGCGGATTAACAAGAGATTTTTCATTAAAGCTTATCTTAGACCAAGTTTTTGATAGTATGAGGGGAAAGATTTCAGACATGTTGTTTGGAGGTAAGTAA
- a CDS encoding V-type ATP synthase subunit F encodes MGKVFVVGDKYTVSLFRMVGTEGDFIDDPYNLPDLISKLKKREDIDLILITKDMYEPIKEKIDPIIADQRKPLITIIPSPFSESKPLDVRKMIMKALGFG; translated from the coding sequence ATGGGTAAAGTGTTTGTTGTGGGAGACAAATACACGGTTTCTCTCTTTAGAATGGTTGGAACTGAAGGGGATTTCATAGATGACCCTTACAACTTACCCGATCTCATTTCTAAATTAAAGAAAAGAGAGGATATAGATCTAATATTGATAACTAAAGACATGTATGAGCCTATAAAGGAAAAAATTGATCCAATCATTGCAGATCAAAGAAAACCTTTAATAACAATTATTCCTTCTCCGTTTAGTGAATCCAAGCCATTAGACGTAAGGAAGATGATAATGAAAGCGTTAGGTTTCGGGTGA
- a CDS encoding V-type ATP synthase subunit I gives MLLPENMVRLQIISDKSAVDPIVTKLLKLGMFQPEDPLYPLSNERIEDARRLITAVQDHVSKLKIIMELGGLVIEPLGSIKVVNWIKAAQDVSEEASKLEERYKELLEEIGRLRAEKDLYQQQLKELEPIKSITVELSKLYSLELFDVILAQVSEDKLRLISQIIGNSGFAYYTRFEEGKYTVLIITEKNADIEKKLKETGVRRYELQEGKSPFQLYNEISERINQINTILERTREELAKKVKTEENYIKNVYGKLLTVRDALNIMNKARISEYYLQIEGYLPEKYVKRVQNEMKDLAHVDYIRPRRYGEKDEPPTLVELPKSIKVLESLVEIYGSPSYWEISPIVFLVFTFPILFGLMFPDFGNALVLLLFSIWFYRYGKKRGSENIPKLSIILIYSSIVAMITGLLARDFFGPLPVGGLREILNNGNYSAGPLYNLWPIPASVSEAIKFLLPFGEYSTSVSIENTMIFSVLLGAIALFVSSLLGIIDAIRKKDSEFLFLEKLPLFLLYVVPIFIFMYGITDPANFFIVDQRILGQILNAVLMKSLSENTIGYGIVWWTSFALLYNWVAHAILVKRHDNATWGSAIAMGFIEGGFEGALLLLSNTISFIRVLVFALSHYYILYAFSYMAYLVAPSTTTIGVLLNPIAIVILIIGNLLAIGLEGLVVFIQDLRLHFYEMFSKFYEGRGRKFEPVMAYVSLE, from the coding sequence GTGCTATTACCAGAGAATATGGTCAGATTACAAATAATTTCTGATAAGTCCGCTGTAGACCCTATTGTAACTAAACTTCTAAAGCTTGGTATGTTTCAACCAGAGGATCCCCTTTATCCATTAAGTAATGAGAGAATAGAAGATGCTAGAAGACTAATTACTGCAGTCCAAGATCACGTAAGCAAATTAAAAATAATCATGGAGTTAGGAGGATTAGTAATAGAGCCATTAGGAAGCATAAAAGTAGTTAACTGGATTAAGGCTGCACAAGATGTCAGTGAAGAAGCGTCGAAATTAGAAGAAAGATACAAGGAACTATTGGAGGAAATAGGTAGGCTAAGGGCAGAAAAGGATCTGTATCAGCAACAGTTAAAAGAGCTGGAACCGATTAAATCAATAACAGTAGAGTTATCCAAATTATACTCCTTAGAGTTATTTGACGTAATATTAGCTCAAGTTAGCGAGGATAAGTTAAGGCTTATCAGTCAAATAATAGGTAATTCCGGTTTCGCATATTACACGAGATTCGAAGAAGGAAAATATACTGTGCTGATTATTACTGAGAAGAATGCAGATATAGAAAAGAAATTAAAAGAGACTGGAGTCAGGAGATATGAGCTGCAAGAAGGAAAGTCTCCCTTTCAGCTCTATAATGAGATTTCAGAGAGAATAAACCAGATAAATACTATTTTGGAAAGAACAAGAGAAGAATTGGCAAAGAAAGTAAAGACTGAGGAGAATTATATTAAAAATGTATACGGTAAATTGCTTACAGTTCGAGACGCGTTAAATATCATGAATAAAGCTAGAATCTCTGAGTATTATTTACAAATAGAAGGTTATCTTCCTGAAAAATATGTTAAAAGAGTACAAAATGAAATGAAGGATCTTGCACATGTGGATTATATAAGACCTAGGAGATATGGTGAAAAGGACGAACCACCAACACTAGTCGAATTACCAAAGTCAATAAAGGTTTTAGAATCCTTAGTAGAAATATATGGTTCACCGTCCTATTGGGAAATCTCGCCAATAGTCTTTCTTGTTTTCACTTTCCCGATATTATTTGGACTAATGTTCCCTGATTTTGGAAACGCTTTAGTTCTATTGTTATTCTCAATATGGTTCTATAGATATGGAAAGAAAAGAGGTAGTGAGAATATTCCTAAATTATCTATTATTCTAATATACTCGAGTATAGTTGCAATGATAACGGGTCTGTTAGCAAGAGATTTCTTTGGTCCATTGCCAGTAGGTGGATTAAGGGAGATATTAAATAATGGGAACTATAGTGCTGGGCCTCTTTACAACTTATGGCCAATTCCAGCAAGCGTATCTGAAGCGATAAAGTTCCTCTTACCCTTTGGTGAGTATAGTACTAGTGTTAGTATAGAAAATACCATGATATTCTCAGTATTACTGGGTGCTATCGCGCTATTTGTAAGCTCCTTACTAGGTATTATAGATGCTATCAGAAAGAAGGATTCGGAATTCTTATTTTTAGAAAAACTTCCACTATTCTTACTATACGTTGTTCCAATATTCATCTTCATGTACGGTATAACAGATCCAGCCAATTTCTTTATAGTTGATCAAAGGATACTGGGCCAAATACTTAACGCTGTTCTTATGAAATCCCTTAGCGAAAATACAATAGGTTATGGAATAGTTTGGTGGACGTCATTTGCACTATTATATAACTGGGTTGCTCATGCAATTTTAGTTAAAAGGCATGATAATGCGACATGGGGTTCTGCGATTGCCATGGGTTTCATAGAAGGTGGATTTGAAGGAGCATTACTATTACTGTCCAATACCATTTCATTTATAAGAGTGTTAGTTTTCGCTTTATCGCACTATTATATACTGTACGCATTCTCCTATATGGCCTATCTAGTTGCACCATCCACAACTACCATAGGAGTCCTACTAAATCCCATAGCAATAGTTATACTGATTATAGGAAACTTGTTAGCAATAGGTTTAGAAGGGTTGGTAGTATTCATACAAGATTTAAGGCTTCATTTCTACGAGATGTTCAGTAAGTTCTATGAAGGTAGAGGAAGAAAATTCGAGCCAGTTATGGCTTATGTCTCACTTGAGTAA